GGAGGACCCAGTCGGTGAAGAGGCGCTGGCCCAGGTCGGCGGTGGGCATCGTCACCGCCTTCGGAGGCACCGAGCTGCAGATGAGGTACGCCTTCCCCACCGCCGACCTGGGCCAGCGCCTCTTCACCGACTGGGTCCTCCCGTTCGAAGCGCTGTCCGTGCTGCTGCTCGCCGCGCTGATCGGGGCCATCGTCCTCGCGAGGAGGGACTGACCCGGTGCCCATCGCCGCCCCGCTGCTGCTGAGCGCGTTCATGTTCTCCGTCGGGGTCTACGGTGTCCTCG
Above is a genomic segment from Actinomycetota bacterium containing:
- a CDS encoding NADH-quinone oxidoreductase subunit J, whose translation is RTQSVKRRWPRSAVGIVTAFGGTELQMRYAFPTADLGQRLFTDWVLPFEALSVLLLAALIGAIVLARRD